A window of Candidatus Micrarchaeia archaeon contains these coding sequences:
- a CDS encoding helix-turn-helix transcriptional regulator: protein MKNRLKELRAKLDMTQEDLAQRAKVTRQTIIAIEARKYNPSLELAFRLARIFKTPIDELFNYEG from the coding sequence ATGAAGAACCGGCTGAAGGAGCTGCGGGCTAAGCTCGACATGACGCAGGAGGATCTGGCGCAGAGGGCGAAGGTCACAAGGCAGACCATAATCGCCATAGAGGCCAGGAAGTACAACCCGTCGCTCGAGCTGGCATTCAGACTGGCGCGCATTTTCAAAACGCCGATTGATGAATTGTTCAATTACGAGGGATGA